One stretch of Meriones unguiculatus strain TT.TT164.6M chromosome 7, Bangor_MerUng_6.1, whole genome shotgun sequence DNA includes these proteins:
- the LOC110564795 gene encoding proteasome subunit alpha type-2-like → MAERGYSFSLTTFSPSGKLVQIEYALAAVAGGAPSVGIKAANSVVLATEKKQKSILYDERSVHKVELITKHIGLVNSGMGPDYRVLVHRARRLAQQYYLVYQEPIPTAQLVQRVASVMQEYTQSSGVPLFGVSLLICGWNEGQPYLFQSDPSGAYFAWKATAVGKNYVNGKTFLEKRYNKDLELEDAIHTAILTLKESFEGQMTEDNIEVGICNEAGFRRLTPTEMRDYLAAIA, encoded by the coding sequence ATGGCAGAGCGCGGTTACAGCTTCTCGCTGACTACATTCAGCCCATCTGGTAAACTTGTCCAGATTGAGTATGCTTTGGCTGCTGTAGCTGGAGGGGCTCCTTCAGTGGGAATTAAAGCTGCAAATAGTGTAGTATTAGCAACTGAGAAAAAGCAGAAATCCATCCTGTATGATGAAAGGAGTGTACACAAAGTGGAGCTGATTACCAAGCATATTGGTTTGGTGAATAGTGGCATGGGCCCAGATTACAGAGTGCTGGTGCACAGAGCTCGGAGACTTGCCCAGCAATACTATCTTGTCTACCAAGAGCCCATTCCCACAGCCCAGCTGGTCCAGAGAGTAGCATCTGTGATGCAGGAGTACACCCAGTCGAGTGGTGTTCCTCTGTTTGGTGTTTCTTTACTTATTTGTGGGTGGAATGAGGGACAACCATATTTATTTCAGTCAGATCCATCTGGAGCTTACTTTGCCTGGAAGGCCACAGCAGTGGGAAAGAACTACGTGAATGGGAAAACCTTCCTTGAGAAAAGATATAACAAGGACCTGGAACTGGAAGATGCCATTCATACAGCCATCTTAACCCTGAAGGAAAGTTTTGAAGGACAAATGACAGAAGATAACATAGAAGTTGGGATCTGCAATGAAGCTGGCTTTAGGAGGCTTACCCCAACTGAAATGAGGGATTACTTGGCTGCCATAGCATGA